Part of the Pirellulales bacterium genome is shown below.
TGCCACAAGTTGGGGGTAAAACATCACGTACAACGCATAGATGCCGAAATGACGTTCGGCGCGCTGGGCGCCCCGATACACTTCAATCGTGTAGCTCATGGCCTGAAACGTGTGAAATGAAAGGCCAATCGGCAGCAGGATATCTAGACTTCCGACCGGATTATGAAGTCCCATTGAATTCGTTAACCAGCTAACATTGGCATTGACGAAATTGAAGTATTTGAAAAAGAACAAGAAACCGACGTTGCTTAAAATACTGGCCCACAGGATCGACTGCTTATGCCGAGGATAACTTTCCATGAGAATCCCGGCGGAATAATCGACGACGATCGTCGCGCCCAGGATCAGGATGTATGCCGGCACGAAGCGGGCATAGAACCAGCAACTGGCTGCAACCAAGAGCGCCCATCGCCAAGAATGCGGCAGCGCAAAATACGCTAGCGTTACCAGCGGAAAAAAGCAGGCGAACTCCAAGGAGTTAAACAGCATGCGCTGGCTCCCTCCCGCACCGGCTGGTCGCTCACTGTGCGAGAACCGCCGGGGACTGTCCCCTTTTGCGCAGTCCGCGTAGCAAAACGGGGACTGTCCCCTTTGCCCACGCGCGGATAGGCTCTTGGAGAATGACCGAGAATGTCGGACGGTTCCGGCGGGCGGCATCGTCGCAAGCGGAGCCATTGCGGTCAAGGTCGATTCGAGTGCTTACGTGGGAGATTACACATCCCCGTCATCGACGAACTCGATTTCGGACTCCGCTTGCAATTGTTTCGCGCGGGCCGTCAGTTTGTCGTGAACGGCTTGCAGGTCGGCGGGGAGTTTCGAGGGTGGGATTTTCGACAGCACTTTCAGCGCCTTGGCGGGGCGGCGGTCGGCGTCGATCAGGATTTGCGCGAGTTTGAGCCGCATTCGGGCCGAATTATCGGGAAACTGCCGCAGGTAATCGATCATCGCGGGAACCGATTCGGACCACAGCTTTTGCTTGTGGAGCGCTTGGATCAAGGCCATCAAGTCGGCCGAATTCAGGTTCCATACGGGATTCGAAGCGCGCTGCTTTTTGTAGAGTTGCGCTGCGGCGGCCGCATCGCCGCTCTCTAGGCGAGTTCGCAGCGCGGCGGCGAGGAATTCCGCTTGCTGCTCGCCGAGAGACGCCGGCTGAGGAGGCGACGCGGGCTGAATCGCGCTGGAAGTTTGTTCGACTCGCGTGGGGAGTCTGTCCTTCCACACGGCGAACAAGTCCCAGCCTTCGCAATCGACCCAATCGAACTTGAGCAACGCCACGCCGAATACGGCTCCCACGCCCGCGCCGATCAGGTGCAACATCGCGCTCGACATCGAGAAGCCCATCAACCAGGCGACGAGGCCTTGCCAGATCAAATACGCGGTGGCAAAGAGAGTGATTGGCACCTCGACCAACACAGGTCGAATGAACCACATAAAACAGTTCATGTCATTCTTAGGCGCCCAAATCAGCGAGATCACCATCAAGCCGAAGACCACTCCCGAGGATCCCAGAGCCGATCCCTCCGAACCAAGCTCGATCGTTTGAACGATGACGCTATAGATCGCGCCGATCGTCAGATATAGAGCCAAGAACCTCCACCAGCCGAGCTTCCCTTCCACGACCAAGCCAAAGCCCCACAGGAAAAACATGTTGCCCAGCAAATGCACGACGTCGGCGTGCAAAAAATTGTTGGTAACCCATTGCCCGGGCTGAAGGCCGTGGCCAAATTGCAGCGCCCAGGGCTCGACGAACTGTGGCTCGACCTGCGCTGTGACGACGAACACGATCGCGTTGACGGCGATCAGCCCGATCGTGACGAAAGGGAAGTGATATAGCGGCGCGTCGGTATTGTATGGGATCAACATGCGGAATCCCTGCCGAGCGGCGCGTCGGTGACTTGCTCCCGTTCATTCACCGGCCCGTTAGATCTGCGAATAGGGGGCCGGCTTGAGGGTCAAGCTTTTGATGTTGGCGATGATTTCGGCGTCGGTGTAACCGGACGTGACACGGAGCTTTTGCCAGTCGGGGTCCTTGCCGAACTCACCCCAGGCCTTGCCGCGAGCCGCCGCGTCCGGATACGTGAGCATGTAGGTGATGTTGAACATATCCGGGCCGAACAGCATCTCGCCGAAGAACACCGGATTGAGACCAACGCGGCGGAAGATGGCCAGCTCGCGAGTTTCAAACATCTCGAGCTTCTTGCGGAACGCGGCTTCGCTCGGACTCCGATAGCGGCGCAGCTCGAAGACGCGACTTTCCTTCTGCATAGGCGCTTCGAGCGCGGGCATGAAACGGGCCGCACGCATCAGCCGCGCTTCGTGGTTCACATACGCCGGGTCCTTCGGCGAGGCAGACAAAAAAGCCGCGCCGGCCTTCTGATAGTCCGCATCAATTCGGAGTGTCGTGGACAGGGCCGCGGCCGAATCCATTCCGGCGTGCGGTATCAGCACATAGATCACGGGAGCGTCGGCCTTGCTGGACTCGACGAACACACCGACCGGTCCGGCGCCCGCACGGCGAAGGGCGGGGATGAGCGCGTGTTGGAAATAATCGTCGGCCTTCTGGACCATGCCGCCGTCCGTCATCTGGTAGAGCCACAGCTCGTAAACTTGCCGCTTGGCGTCGGCTGGCGGGGCAGCCTCGGCGAGCCGAGAGACCGCCGAGATACCGACGACGCCCACAGCGCCGCCGGCAAGAGAGCGAGCCAGGAATTCCCTCCGGGGCACCAACGAACTCATGGGTTTTCTCCGCAGAATCGGCCGGTTGCACAATTGCGCCGTGCCGCTAGGAAATCGATCGATTCATTGCGTTCTCCGGCCTGACTTTCCGGAAGCGCAAGACTAGCCGTTAGCGGCAGCGATTGCAAGCAATGGGTGACGCGATCGTCCAGCGTGTGGGGCGGCGATTGAATTCAGTCCCACGGATCCGGCCTGTACTCGCGTCTCGCGGCGAGCCGATTTCTCCTTCTTCGCCAAATACTTGTCGAACCACTCGATCATCTTCGGCAGGTACTCCTTGACCAACTCGCCGTTGTGTTCGCCCCCTTTCTTGATAATCAATTCCGACGGAACGCCGGCTTCCTTCAGCTTGGCAGCCATGATCTCGGCCTGCTGGAGCGGAACCAGCGCGTCCTTGTCGCCGTGGATGATGAGCGTCGGCGGGTTGTCTTTGTCCACGTGATTGATGGGCGAGATGTCCCGGCCAATTTCCTCGCGCTTCGTTTCGTCGGTGATCAGCTCAAACGACTTGGTCTTCTGATCGAGGTGGTAGAAATCGAAGGCGCCTTTGATCGGGACGATGGGGTGCGTGCCGAGCATGACCTTGCCCTGCTCGCCCCAATTGAGAAAGTCGGTCGGCGGATAGAAGGAGACGACGGCTTGGACGCGGCTGGATTCGCGGTCGATCGGGTCGGAGGCTTTGGGATCGCCGTCCTTGCCGGCGCAGCCCTGCATCAGCGACAGGTGCCCGCCCGCCGATCCGCCCGTGATGCCGAGGCGGTCAGGATCGATGCCGTACTCCTTGGCGTTGTGGCGGATGAAACGGACGGAGCGATGTAGATCTTCGAGGATTTCGGGAACCGCGTATTTCGGATTGCTGCCATGGACGACGGCGAAGACCGTATAGCCTTTGTCGAGCAATGGTTGGATGTAGAGGGGAATGGCGCCGTTGATTCCGTTATGGTCAGAATACCAACCGCCGCTGACAACGAATATCACGCCGGCGCGATTGGCATCCTTCTTCGGGGAGAAAACGTCCATAGTCAGCGCGGTGCCGAACTTGCGCCCGTAGATGACCTCCTGGCGGGAGTAGTTGGGCTCGTCGGCGCGTAGCGCAGCGAACGGTAGGCAGGCGGTGGCGGTGAAGACGACGGCAAACAGCAGGAAGCGTTTCATGAAGACTCCCGTGTGAAGATGCGCGGGCTGGAGCGCGAGGCGACCAGCATGTTTGACTGCGTTTAGACGGTATCATAATCGAAGCCCGGCTCGCCGTCTCGCGCTTTCATCCCCAAACCCCTAGCCCCGAGCCGATTCCCCTGCTATATTTCCCTATCCAGCGGCTGCTGCCGCAAACCGACGCGGGGTGGAGCAGTCTGGTAGCTCGCGAGGCTCATAACCTCGAGGTCACAGGTTCGAATCCTGTCCCCGCCATTTTTTGGAATGGCCCGCTGGGCAAATCGCAGTGGCTCTGGGTGTTTTGGGGTCTTTGGAGCGTAGTCGTGGATTTGAATTCGATCCGCCATGCGTTGCGGGAAGAACCATTCAAGCCCTTTGTGCTCTGCCTGGTCGACGGACGACGGATCCCGGTCAAGCATCCGGAGTTCGTCGCGATGAATCAACGCATTGTGATCGTGACCGACGAAGACAGCGAAACAAAAATCCTTGAACCGCTCTTAATCGTATCACTTGAGCCGCTTCTCCATGCAGGCAAGTCCGGCAATGGCTCGCACAAGAAAAGACGCCGGTAGCCGTTGCTGATCCTGCGGCGAG
Proteins encoded:
- a CDS encoding rhomboid family intramembrane serine protease, with protein sequence MLIPYNTDAPLYHFPFVTIGLIAVNAIVFVVTAQVEPQFVEPWALQFGHGLQPGQWVTNNFLHADVVHLLGNMFFLWGFGLVVEGKLGWWRFLALYLTIGAIYSVIVQTIELGSEGSALGSSGVVFGLMVISLIWAPKNDMNCFMWFIRPVLVEVPITLFATAYLIWQGLVAWLMGFSMSSAMLHLIGAGVGAVFGVALLKFDWVDCEGWDLFAVWKDRLPTRVEQTSSAIQPASPPQPASLGEQQAEFLAAALRTRLESGDAAAAAQLYKKQRASNPVWNLNSADLMALIQALHKQKLWSESVPAMIDYLRQFPDNSARMRLKLAQILIDADRRPAKALKVLSKIPPSKLPADLQAVHDKLTARAKQLQAESEIEFVDDGDV
- a CDS encoding NIPSNAP family protein, with translation MSSLVPRREFLARSLAGGAVGVVGISAVSRLAEAAPPADAKRQVYELWLYQMTDGGMVQKADDYFQHALIPALRRAGAGPVGVFVESSKADAPVIYVLIPHAGMDSAAALSTTLRIDADYQKAGAAFLSASPKDPAYVNHEARLMRAARFMPALEAPMQKESRVFELRRYRSPSEAAFRKKLEMFETRELAIFRRVGLNPVFFGEMLFGPDMFNITYMLTYPDAAARGKAWGEFGKDPDWQKLRVTSGYTDAEIIANIKSLTLKPAPYSQI
- a CDS encoding alpha/beta hydrolase codes for the protein MKRFLLFAVVFTATACLPFAALRADEPNYSRQEVIYGRKFGTALTMDVFSPKKDANRAGVIFVVSGGWYSDHNGINGAIPLYIQPLLDKGYTVFAVVHGSNPKYAVPEILEDLHRSVRFIRHNAKEYGIDPDRLGITGGSAGGHLSLMQGCAGKDGDPKASDPIDRESSRVQAVVSFYPPTDFLNWGEQGKVMLGTHPIVPIKGAFDFYHLDQKTKSFELITDETKREEIGRDISPINHVDKDNPPTLIIHGDKDALVPLQQAEIMAAKLKEAGVPSELIIKKGGEHNGELVKEYLPKMIEWFDKYLAKKEKSARRETRVQAGSVGLNSIAAPHAGRSRHPLLAIAAANG